A genome region from Rhizophagus irregularis chromosome 14, complete sequence includes the following:
- a CDS encoding uncharacterized protein (SECRETED:cutsite_SSC-NI; SECRETED:prob_0.5467); SECRETED:SignalP(1-20), with amino-acid sequence MVKKQVSILYLPWWLDNSSCNICFSELTFTSDCQKYCVNCFIFYVGCRYCLTTNIFFGPTDQSQCKKCKRISSINISDFDFDDFLFNNNLMTCENSDYLKLAEFEKIVKHINEYFVPTEILKSIFKERKQVKSINWIPYSQFKDVKEMTKGDMLKSYHHCFKDKKCHIIKTHGFAKEPGSEDYVLVMRYASGGDLHKYLQKKNIAWNKQKVLILHQISMGWWAFGSVNEEEFKQAETKKMSLINSKKIGPEFAIKRHLEAIYTSRPLSDLISKCSSAYSSSNISFGGKQGLENNTVTKSSTIQNFSTPLDSNYISAELGLDIDTESSTSQDLNSVTQNFSTALDSNYISAELGLDIDTESLSSQNLSCTNQNFSTSLKKRRNEEFLNVETHGNSGKRIKTSFNYL; translated from the exons atggtTAAAAAGCAAGTTTCAATTCTTTACTTACCATGGTGGCTTGATAATTCTAGttgtaatatttgtttttcaGAATTAACATTTACATCAGACTGTCAAAAGTATTGtgtaaattgttttatattttatgttggatgtagatattgtttaacaacaaacattttttttggacCCACGGACCAATCtcaatgtaaaaaatgcaagAGAATATCGTCCATAAATATTAgtgattttgattttgatgattttctttttaataataatcttatgACATGCGAAAATTCAGATTATTTAAAGTTAgctgaatttgaaaaaattgtaaaacatattaatgaatattttgtaccAACGGAAATATTAAAGtctatatttaaagaaagaaaacaagtaaaatcaattaattggATACCATATTCTCAATTTAAAGATGTAAAAGAAATGACAAAGGGGGATatg ctAAAATCATATCATCATtgttttaaagataaaaaatgtCATATCATTAAAACTCATGGCTTTGCAAAAGAACCTGGGTCAGAGGATTATGTATTAGTTATGAGATATGCGTCAGGAGGAGATTTACATAAgtatttacaaaagaaaaatattgcATGGAATAAACAAAAAGTACTTATTTTACATCAAATTTCAATggg GTGGTGGGCATTTGGAAGTGtaaatgaagaagaatttaaacaagctgaaacaaaaaaaatgtcattgaTAAATTCAAAGAAGATTGGACCGGAATTTGCTATAAAACGACATTTAGAAGCCATTTATACAAGTAGACCATTAAGTGatttaatttctaaatgtTCATCCGCCTATTCATCTTCAAACATTTCATTTGGTGGTAAACAAG GACTTGAGAATAATACGGTCACTAAAAg TTCcacaattcaaaatttttcaaccCCTTTAGATTCTAATTATATCTCAGCTGAATTAGGGCTTGATATAGATACTGAAAg ttcaACATCACAAGATTTAAATTCTGTAactcaaaatttttcaactgCTTTAGATTCTAATTATATCTCAGCTGAATTAGGGCTTGATATAGATACTGAAAg tttatcatctcaaaatttaagttgtacaaatcaaaatttttcaacttctttaaaaaagagaagaaatgaagaatttttaaatgttgaaaCTCATGGTAATAGtg gaAAACGTATTAAAACTAGTTTCAATTATCTATAG